In Nitrospirota bacterium, the DNA window TAAGAGAAATAATGACGCCATCGGCTTTCATCATCCCCATGACTTTTCCCGGGGTCACCGATAAGATCTCTTCCCGGGTCTCACATTCGTTCAACGTGGCGCCCATGGAAAAGAGGGTATACATTTCATTGTTTCTAAGCTCCAGTTCACGGGTCCGAATTTCCAGCTCCTTGGTGCGCTCTGAAACCTTTTGCTCAAGACCGAAATAGAAGGTCTGCATCTTTTTCGCCATCTCGTTGAATTCATTCCCGACATCTTCGATTTCATCCCCGGTCTTGAGGTTGATGCGATGATCCAGTTGGCCGTCTCCGATCAATTGAATGCCAGTTTGCAGATCTCGAATCGGTTTGACCAGATTCTTGGAGACGATCCATCCCAAAAAGGTCAGAACGCCAAAACCGAGAACACCCGCTGAAAGAATCCATTTTAGCAAAGTGTAGATTGGCGCAAATGTTTCTAGCGGATCCTGACTCGTAAAGACATACCAGGACTTCCCGCCAAAATTATCCGGTCCGGAATGAAAGGTAATATCGAGAGGCGCAAATCCGTTCAAGGCTTCTCTGCCGGGATAGTGGACATCCGCGTTGCTGACACTCCATCCTGCCTCGGACTTAAAAATATTTTTTTGCAATTCAGCGGTGAGCTGATGTGTTTTGGTCGGAAAGATGGGACAAAAAAGAAGCGTGCCGTCCGAACTGGCCAGCATCGTATGGTCTCTCTTTCCGGATTTAATGTAAGTTACCCATTTAAAGAAGATGTCGGCATTATGAACCATATTCAATATGCCGATGATCGAGCCGTTCCTGTAAATCGGGGATGCGATATTAAAGGTGTAGTCATTCACCGCCGGGTCGAAGACGATGTCGCTGATAAAGACTTTCCCTTTCCCTTCCGCATAGGCTGTCTGCCACCATTTCTCCTTTTTGTAATTATAAAGAGGGGTCTTCTTGTCTGACGCGATGACATTTCCTTCAATATTGGTCGCGTAGATAAATCGATGAATTCCGGAATTCTCTTTCTCTTTGTTTTCGAAAGCCTCATACCCTCTGAAATAGAGGGAGGCTTCGTTTTGAATGATCGTTCGGATTACAGGATCTGTCTCGGTATATTTTGCCCAATTTGCCTCAATCTGTTTCTGATTGCGGACAGGTCCGGACAGATTGGATTTTTCAACGATATTCGTAATGTCGAGGGTCGATGAGAGAAAATGCGCCTCTTCAAGGTGATGATCGATCATCGTTTCAAGCCGGTTGCTGGTGACTTCGGCCAATTCAGCATAGCCTCTTCCAATGGTCTGTTTAAGCGTGGATTTCCCA includes these proteins:
- a CDS encoding HAMP domain-containing protein, which gives rise to MFRIFRTNLQNKITLSILTVGFISTVLGLALVYTFGKSTLKQTIGRGYAELAEVTSNRLETMIDHHLEEAHFLSSTLDITNIVEKSNLSGPVRNQKQIEANWAKYTETDPVIRTIIQNEASLYFRGYEAFENKEKENSGIHRFIYATNIEGNVIASDKKTPLYNYKKEKWWQTAYAEGKGKVFISDIVFDPAVNDYTFNIASPIYRNGSIIGILNMVHNADIFFKWVTYIKSGKRDHTMLASSDGTLLFCPIFPTKTHQLTAELQKNIFKSEAGWSVSNADVHYPGREALNGFAPLDITFHSGPDNFGGKSWYVFTSQDPLETFAPIYTLLKWILSAGVLGFGVLTFLGWIVSKNLVKPIRDLQTGIQLIGDGQLDHRINLKTGDEIEDVGNEFNEMAKKMQTFYFGLEQKVSERTKELEIRTRELELRNNEMYTLFSMGATLNECETREEILSVTPGKVMGMMKADGVIISLMDSSADIFLKGIPSSLLKQPESKVFFEKIMHVFLNKKDFFICLNAGVENGSNEVAIPDSFDFSTTASVPLFSKKEVTGGLTLLFKRPHPLSGQEEELLTAIGHQVGNAIENVRKIPPVKKL